A genomic region of Glycine max cultivar Williams 82 chromosome 15, Glycine_max_v4.0, whole genome shotgun sequence contains the following coding sequences:
- the LOC100809035 gene encoding uncharacterized protein isoform X1: MEDARGSSLLLPKNMEEHNPTHDHGTTELRNFRSYLRWVYVDHSNVCKAGLSWSVFFTLAFVVPTLSHFLLDCPTCDRDHSRPYHIPVQISLSVFAALSFISISSWDRRYGFRKFLFLDKLGDESLKIQRGYSEQMQGTMKLILRWGLPCFIAECGYKIWWYVSGASQIPHYGNIYVSSIILCTLDLCSWLYRTSIFFLVCVLFRLICYLQILRLDEFARVFQRETEVGSILLEYLRMRRNLRIISHRFRGFILASLLLVTASQLIFLLMVTKPYADVDILKAGELALVSITLVSGLLILLRGATKITHKAHSITGLAAKWHICATINSFDNIEGETPTTANAISAQAIAANISWGSDDDEVGDEEDELDNTKLLLPIYTQTISFHKRQALAIDAVTYLENNRAGITVFGFMLDRTWLHSIFGIQLALCLWLLNKTVGV; the protein is encoded by the exons ATGGAAGATGCAAGAGGGAGTAGTCTCCTACTACCAAAGAACATGGAGGAGCACAACCCAACACATGATCATGGAACAACAGAACTGAGGAACTTCAGATCATACCTGAGATGGGTTTACGTGGATCACTCCAACGTGTGCAAAGCGGGTCTCTCATGGTCCGTGTTCTTCACTTTAGCCTTTGTTGTACCAACACTCTCACACTTCCTACTTGATTGTCCCACCTGCGACCGTGATCATAGTCGACCATACCACATACCCGTGCAGATTTCTCTCTCCGTCTTTGCCGCTCTCTCTTTCATCAGTATTTCTTCGTGGGATCGTAGGTATGGCTTCAGAAAGTTTCTCTTCCTTGATAAATTAGGTGATGAAAGCCTCAAGATTCAACGAGGGTACTCAGAACAGATGCAG GGAACCATGAAGCTCATCTTGCGTTGGGGGCTTCCCTGTTTCATAGCAGAATGTGGCTACAAGATATGGTGGTACGTCTCGGGAGCATCACAAATACCACATTATGGTAATATATACGTGAGCAGCATCATTCTGTGCACATTGGACCTATGTTCTTGGCTGTATAGAACCTCCATTTTCTTCCTGGTGTGTGTTCTCTTTCGACTTATCTGCTACTTGCAAATACTTAGACTAGATGAGTTTGCTCGAGTTTTTCAGCGAGAAACTGAGGTGGGGTCAATCTTGTTGGAGTACCTAAGAATGAGAAGGAATCTTCGGATCATAAGCCATCGTTTCCGAGGTTTCATTCTAGCTTCTCTGCTTTTGGTGACAGCAAGCCAACTCATTTTTCTGCTTATGGTTACAAAACCTTATGCTGATGTTGATATCCTCAAGGCTGGAGAGCTTGCG TTAGTCTCCATCACCCTGGTGAGTGGACTTTTAATACTCTTGCGAGGCGCAACCAAGATCACACATAAAGCACACTCCATTACAGGCCTTGCTGCTAAGTGGCACATATGTGCTACCATAAACTCGTTTGACAACATTGAAGGAGAGACACCAACAActgcaaatgcaatttcagcCCAAGCTATTGCTGCCAATATTAGTTGGGGATCGGATGATGATGAGGTAGGAGATGAGGAGGATGAGTTGGACAATACCAAACTGTTACTGCCAATTTACACCCAAACTATCTCATTCCATAAGAGGCAGGCTCTAG CTATTGATGCAGTGACATACTTGGAGAACAATAGAGCAGGAATCACAGTGTTTGGGTTCATGCTTGACAGAACTTGGCTTCACTCCATTTTTGGCATTCAATTGGCTCTTTGCCTTTGGCTACTTAACAAGACAGTTGGTGTATAG
- the LOC100807967 gene encoding ubiquinol oxidase 4, chloroplastic/chromoplastic has protein sequence MAAIFSSSLFASSPLPKPLSSSYSRIHTAPQLFRARSSLLQDNEKKVIVHDSFPSKTSPLHTADKSTGGNSINTSAFEKRIIKVEQSVNIFLTDSVIKILDTLYHDRHYARFFVLETIARVPYFAFMSVLHMYESFGWWRRADYLKVHFAESWNEMHHLLIMEELGGNAWWFDRFLAQHIAIFYYIMTVLMYAVSPRMAYHFSECVESHAFETYDKFIKVQGDELKKMPAPEVAVNYYTGDDLYLFDEFQTSRVPNSRRPKIENLYDVFVNIRDDEAEHCKTMKACQTHGNLRSPHSYAEDDDSSVCALEADCEGIVDCIKKSVASNPAKVK, from the exons ATGGCGGCAATTTTCTCTTCTTCACTCTTCGCTTCCTCGCCTCTTCCCAAACCACTTTCTTCCTCCTATTCTCGAATCCATACCGCTCCACAACTTTTCAG GGCTCGATCTTCTCTCCTTCAGGATAACGAGAAAAAAGTGATCGTGCATGATTCCTTCCCCTCCAAAACCTCTCCTCTTCACACCGCTGATAAATCAACTGGTGGAAACTCAATTAACACCTCTGCGTTCGAGAAACGGATTATCAAGGTCGAACAATCGGTCAATATCTTTCTTACG GATTCCGTGATAAAGATACTTGATACTCTGTACCATGATAGACACTATGCAAGGTTTTTTGTGCTTGAAACTATTGCGAGGGTTCCTTACTTTG CCTTTATGTCAGTTCTCCACATGTATGAGAGTTTTGGTTGGTGGAGGCGGGCGGACTATCTGAAAGTGCATTTTGCTGAGAGCTGgaatgaaatgcatcatttgcTCATCATGGAA GAACTAGGGGGGAATGCTTGGTGGTTTGATCGGTTTCTCGCTCAACATAttgcaatattttattatattatgacAGTTTTAATGTATGCAGTAAGCCCAAGAATGGCAT ATCACTTTTCTGAATGTGTAGAGAGTCATGCATTTGAAACTTATGACAAATTTATCAAGGTTCAAGGAG atgaattgaaaaaaatgccAGCTCCTGAGGTTGCTGTGAATTATTATACAGGAGATGACTTGTATTTATTTG ATGAATTTCAAACTTCCAGAGTTCCTAATTCAAGAAGACCTAAGATAG AGAATCTGTACGATGTATTTGTAAATATCAGAGATGACGAAGCTGAACATTGTAAGACAATGAAGGCTTGTCAAACCCATGGGAACCTCCGGTCACCTCATTCATATGCAGAGGATGATGACAGCTCAGTCTGTGCTCTTGAAGCAGATTGTGAAGGAATAGTAGACTGTATAAAGAAATCTGTTGCTTCTAATCCAGCTAAGGTGAAGTAA
- the LOC100807427 gene encoding 1-aminocyclopropane-1-carboxylate oxidase-like, with the protein MANFPVVDMGKLNTEERAAAMEIIKDACENWGFFELVNHGISIELMDTVERLTKEHYKKTMEQRFKEMVASKGLESVQSEINDLDWESTFFLRHLPVSNVSDNSDLDEEYRKTMKKFALELEKLAEQLLDLLCENLGLEKGYLKKVFYGSKGPNFGTKVSNYPPCPTPDLIKGLRAHTDAGGIILLFQDDKVSGLQLLKDDQWIDVPPMRHSIVINLGDQLEVITNGKYKSVMHRVIAQADDTRMSIASFYNPGDDAVISPAPALVKELDETSQVYPKFVFDDYMKLYAGLKFQAKEPRFEAMKANASVVDVGAIATV; encoded by the exons atggcAAACTTTCCAGTTGTTGACATGGGGAAACTTAACACCGAAGAGAGAGCAGCAGCCATGGAGATTATAAAAGATGCCTGTGAGAACTGGGGTTTCTTTGAG ttGGTGAACCATGGGATATCCATTGAGTTGATGGACACTGTGGAGAGGCTCACAAAAGAGCACTACAAGAAGACTATGGAGCAAAGGTTCAAAGAAATGGTGGCCAGCAAAGGGCTTGAGTCAGTTCAATCAGAAATCAATGACTTGGACTGGGAAAGCACCTTTTTCCTGCGCCATCTTCCAGTCTCCAACGTTTCAGACAACTCAGATCTTGATGAAGAATACAG GAAGACAATGAAGAAATTTGCACTGGAATTGGAGAAACTTGCAGAGCAGCTTCTGGACTTGCTGTGCGAGAATCTCGGGCTGGAGAAAGGGTACCTGAAGAAGGTGTTCTATGGATCAAAGGGTCCAAATTTTGGGACTAAAGTGAGCAACTACCCTCCTTGTCCCACCCCTGATCTCATCAAGGGCCTAAGAGCTCACACTGATGCTGGTGGCATAATCCTACTGTTCCAAGATGACAAGGTTAGTGGATTGCAGCTTCTCAAGGATGATCAGTGGATCGATGTCCCACCAATGCGTCACTCCATTGTAATCAACCTTGGTGACCAACTTGAG GTCATAACCAATGGCAAGTACAAGAGTGTCATGCACCGAGTGATTGCCCAAGCCGATGATACCAGAATGTCCATAGCTTCTTTCTACAACCCTGGTGATGATGCTGTCATTTCTCCTGCACCGGCTTTGGTGAAGGAATTAGATGAGACAAGCCAAGTGTACCCGAaatttgtgtttgatgattACATGAAGCTCTATGCTGGTCTCAAGTTTCAGGCTAAAGAGCCAAGGTTTGAAGCTATGAAGGCCAATGCAAGCGTGGTTGATGTGGGGGCCATAGCCACAGTTTGA
- the LOC100809035 gene encoding uncharacterized protein LOC100809035, with protein MEDARGSSLLLPKNMEEHNPTHDHGTTELRNFRSYLRWVYVDHSNVCKAGLSWSVFFTLAFVVPTLSHFLLDCPTCDRDHSRPYHIPVQISLSVFAALSFISISSWDRRYGFRKFLFLDKLGDESLKIQRGYSEQMQGTMKLILRWGLPCFIAECGYKIWWYVSGASQIPHYGNIYVSSIILCTLDLCSWLYRTSIFFLVCVLFRLICYLQILRLDEFARVFQRETEVGSILLEYLRMRRNLRIISHRFRGFILASLLLVTASQLIFLLMVTKPYADVDILKAGELALVSITLVSGLLILLRGATKITHKAHSITGLAAKWHICATINSFDNIEGETPTTANAISAQAIAANISWGSDDDEVGDEEDELDNTKLLLPIYTQTISFHKRQALVTYLENNRAGITVFGFMLDRTWLHSIFGIQLALCLWLLNKTVGV; from the exons ATGGAAGATGCAAGAGGGAGTAGTCTCCTACTACCAAAGAACATGGAGGAGCACAACCCAACACATGATCATGGAACAACAGAACTGAGGAACTTCAGATCATACCTGAGATGGGTTTACGTGGATCACTCCAACGTGTGCAAAGCGGGTCTCTCATGGTCCGTGTTCTTCACTTTAGCCTTTGTTGTACCAACACTCTCACACTTCCTACTTGATTGTCCCACCTGCGACCGTGATCATAGTCGACCATACCACATACCCGTGCAGATTTCTCTCTCCGTCTTTGCCGCTCTCTCTTTCATCAGTATTTCTTCGTGGGATCGTAGGTATGGCTTCAGAAAGTTTCTCTTCCTTGATAAATTAGGTGATGAAAGCCTCAAGATTCAACGAGGGTACTCAGAACAGATGCAG GGAACCATGAAGCTCATCTTGCGTTGGGGGCTTCCCTGTTTCATAGCAGAATGTGGCTACAAGATATGGTGGTACGTCTCGGGAGCATCACAAATACCACATTATGGTAATATATACGTGAGCAGCATCATTCTGTGCACATTGGACCTATGTTCTTGGCTGTATAGAACCTCCATTTTCTTCCTGGTGTGTGTTCTCTTTCGACTTATCTGCTACTTGCAAATACTTAGACTAGATGAGTTTGCTCGAGTTTTTCAGCGAGAAACTGAGGTGGGGTCAATCTTGTTGGAGTACCTAAGAATGAGAAGGAATCTTCGGATCATAAGCCATCGTTTCCGAGGTTTCATTCTAGCTTCTCTGCTTTTGGTGACAGCAAGCCAACTCATTTTTCTGCTTATGGTTACAAAACCTTATGCTGATGTTGATATCCTCAAGGCTGGAGAGCTTGCG TTAGTCTCCATCACCCTGGTGAGTGGACTTTTAATACTCTTGCGAGGCGCAACCAAGATCACACATAAAGCACACTCCATTACAGGCCTTGCTGCTAAGTGGCACATATGTGCTACCATAAACTCGTTTGACAACATTGAAGGAGAGACACCAACAActgcaaatgcaatttcagcCCAAGCTATTGCTGCCAATATTAGTTGGGGATCGGATGATGATGAGGTAGGAGATGAGGAGGATGAGTTGGACAATACCAAACTGTTACTGCCAATTTACACCCAAACTATCTCATTCCATAAGAGGCAGGCTCTAG TGACATACTTGGAGAACAATAGAGCAGGAATCACAGTGTTTGGGTTCATGCTTGACAGAACTTGGCTTCACTCCATTTTTGGCATTCAATTGGCTCTTTGCCTTTGGCTACTTAACAAGACAGTTGGTGTATAG